Part of the Legionella cardiaca genome, CATCTTCTTTGACTATCAAACTGAAAGCGCAAATACTATCTGGCTTATTTCAGTATTAGATTTTTAAATATTCTCCCCTAAATACTGTCTCCCACCTTCGTAATTGCCTGGTAAAGCATGCTTTCTGCTACCATTTAGCAAAAACAATCAAAACATTGTTTCACAAGCAAGCTAACATCACGTTGGGTAAATAAATGATGATGGAATTTAGAAACATGAATTATCAACAGCAATTAGAGAAAGTAATCTCGTTTATTGGCAAACATCTGGATGAAAAACTCACATTAAATCAATTGAGTGAAGTTGCATGCTTTTCAAAATATCATTTTCATCGTTTATTTACGGCTTACACAGGCTTATCTTTACAACAATATATACGGTGGCTGCGTTTAAAAAGAGCAGCACATCAATTAATTATTTATAAAGATAAAACAATTATAGAAATTGCAATTGATGCGGGTTTTGAATCTCATGAATCATTTACGCGTGCATTTAAACAAACTTGTAACCTGAGTCCAAGCGAGTTTAGATCGCATTCGAGTTGGTCTGTATGGGAAAAGCCTCCGTATTATTTAGCAAGAACAGAGGAAAAACTAATGAGTGTTGTTATCAAAAACATAGCAGCAAGACGTTTAGCCGTACTTGAACATCGTGGAGCACCAGAACGATTAGGAGAAAGCGTCAATAAATTAATTGGCTGGGCAAAATCCCAGGTAGTAAATTTAAAACCCAAAGCCGGGGAAGCTTTTGGTTTTGCTTATGACGATCCGAAAACAACGGCAGCAGAGGATTTTCGCTTTGATTTGGCAA contains:
- a CDS encoding AraC family transcriptional regulator yields the protein MMMEFRNMNYQQQLEKVISFIGKHLDEKLTLNQLSEVACFSKYHFHRLFTAYTGLSLQQYIRWLRLKRAAHQLIIYKDKTIIEIAIDAGFESHESFTRAFKQTCNLSPSEFRSHSSWSVWEKPPYYLARTEEKLMSVVIKNIAARRLAVLEHRGAPERLGESVNKLIGWAKSQVVNLKPKAGEAFGFAYDDPKTTAAEDFRFDLAITVPEKLKLESDIIEKYLPSGRYAVVMHRGSRDTISDTIYRLYREWLPASGEELGDLPCIFCYYNFDHEVAETELLTECWLLLK